Genomic segment of Chelmon rostratus isolate fCheRos1 chromosome 2, fCheRos1.pri, whole genome shotgun sequence:
TCATGAGCACTGCTGCGCTTCCTGATTTAATGCATTCTAGATGCTCtagctttattattattgttattgagagggttttattttccatctaaTGTTAAGCCTTCTCTTCATTCTACTTTCAtccttattttatcttttttttcctaatttcatcaagtgggttttattttccatcttatttgCCATTGATTCCCGATCTCCTATCTCTCCTATGTCTTCTCTATGTGAAGCGcttactttcactttctttgcactttgagctgcattttgtGTATAAAAGGTGCTGTAcagctgtattattattattatccttCATAGGCCAAAGTTTAGTCCGATGAGGACAGGAATGCGGTTCAATGAATGAGCTCATTGATCGTCGAAGTCATAAAAAAACTCAGTGTCATATTATTGAGTGTACAGACTTTGTATCGATTTCCAGAACTGTTACTTTcttattctttgttttctcagtAAATATGAGTCACATCTAATCTAATGAAGCGTCCCACATTTAGCATCTTCAAGCAACACAAGGCAAATTACATCAATAAACCCTGAAACAAGATATCACTGATACATCGCAATgaattatttatgttatttggGATTGCCTTGGTTCATGGCCTATAAAGCTGGAAAATACAAAAGCAAAGTTAGAATTATATAATTCAAAGATTGaattatataataaaaaaacatttggaaaaaaggacatgtttatatttataCTCCATTACAGAATAAAAAGTAACATAATATGAAAGCAGCTGCTACAAAAGAGGACGGATCAGCTAATATCCAGATATTTAAAAAGTGCGTCATAAAATGGTTCTGAATAAACTGCTGAgcaaattaaaaggaaaatctATAATAACTTGAAAAAAGATATAAAGTTAGATAGAGATAAGGTtataaagtaataataaacGTCTTGACTCTGAAGACAGAGCCAGCAGGAGCTCTGCTACCACAGTGGTTGCTGGTTTTCCCAGTGATGTTGTCTCATGCCTGTGAGGCTGCTCAGGCTGCACTACATGTGACCCCTCATGTGCTCACAGCAGAGTTCAGGAGGAAATAAATCCTTCCCACACAGCACCTGACTTAACATACCACAAATAGTCGACCGTTAGCTTCTTTCCTCGTTAGTCTCTGCTGTCTCATATCTTAATAACATTGTCCCTGAAGTCTGGGGGATTTCTGGAATTAATACAGAATTTAGAGAGTTGGATTTCAGATGGAGGAAATGATAGAAAAAAAGGGGAATTTTGCAGCTGCTCACTTTTCAGGAATATTTCTGGATTCACTTAATGTACTGCACAGACTGGTTGCATCTGGGgaaaaaagccaaaatgaaatgattttccATTGTAAAATCTGTCAGGGTTCAAAAATACAATATTAGCAAAGTAGGGCATTGTCCCATTTCTAACTTGTGGAACAAAGGTGACGTAAAAAGTTATGGAAGTGAACTGAATTTAACATCAGGTCCAAAGCTAAACTTGGATACCTTAAAATtcataaacaacaaacacacagcctgtcCTTCAtctgcagtcaaacacacacacacacacacacacacacacacacacacacacacacacacaaacaagctttCAGTTTTCAAACACCAGCTCACAGAAAATGAGGATTGTGGATTATTATTGGCCAAATGCCAGATCAATACGGCCATCTGGTTTTGAAATGCCACTACGAGATCAGACCAGACAGGCAACTGAGTGCATGAATACAGCAATACAGCAGACGGCAACGTAAACAAGCTTCCCTCACTTTTTCCAGTGGTCCTGATTCTTAGTGTGTTGGTCATTTGATTTCCTCGTTGTCATTAACCCCAGCGCTCAAAAATCCATTAAAAGATTCACCTAAATTTGccttctgcaaacacaaagcaaaacttttGTGTGTAACTTTCATCAGGGTACATTTCTGGTGTTGTAAATCCTCTTAAAGGGCACGATTAACAATGTTCACACAGATTATCATTAGTAATCAACACTTTAGGATGTGTACTAGTAGCCAGAAAGGATAATGATAGGCATCACTTTCAGAAACATTCATCAAAATTAGACAAAACTGttcaaaaaaacaatcacatcACACAACACCAGCATCTagacagagcagcattttagcCCGTACTCATGCTTTTAACTCGCATACCCTTATAATAATCACCATCAAATGAGAAATCCTTTCTTTGTTGTGGACAAACGCTTCAGATATAAATCTGCTGGGTGGATAGATGTCGAGACCAACAGAGGTGGTTTATTCATGCAGCATTGCAGGATGCCAGTGCCTCATGACCAATCCTGCTCTATATTTTTAGATTAACATAGGCCTttgtcacagcagacattttgacttgtcatagcagggaAATCACAGGTGCTACTAACATTCACAATGACGATGATAATGGTATTTATCTAGTCTATCAGATCTGACGGAAATGCAGGTGCAACTAATGAGGGACTGCATAGATACACGTTCTGCCACTTGAGGGAGCAACTGTGTTTCTCCTTCGTTCTGCCCTGTTTAGTACACTGTGGGGCCATTTACTTTATTATTTGACATTTACCAACATACCAACCTATTACATTTTagaataatgtatattatatTTCTAGATTATAACTATTAATAATGAatttgatgcattaatgtgtacatcactttaatgttgcatcTGGTAAAGCTGTCCCAggaatcaataaagtctaatcttaACCTATGAATAATACATAgaaatttatttgtttttatttaattagaTTTTGCATTATTAATCTGAGGCGACAAAGTAACTGATGACCACAGATAAtcaataaatgtagtggagaaaaagtacagtatttccctttgaaatgtaaaagtataaagtagcagaaaatggaaacactcaaataaagtacaaacaaatcaaacttgTTCTTAGTACTTGAGAAAATAAATTttcttagttactttccacctctgctaATATATTTTTTGTCACGCTGCCGCTTCCGTCTCAGACGTGCTTTACGTAAGCGTAAACGTCAATGCGTCTCACCCTGTGACCTTTGAGATGTGTTCGTAGGACTATTACGTTTCAGCCCGATACGTCAAGACTCCATCTCTCGAATTGCAACCACTGACATTCAAACCAAGAATTAAACTCAACAGGcagaatttttaaaaagacatttaagtCCTTCTAGGCACCAGTCCCCTACACAACCATTCCCGACGAAGAATGCTTTTGAGGGACCAATTCGACAAACTTTGACATACCGCCCGGCTACTACAGTCGGTGTGTCTTGAACACAAAAACTAACGCCGCCGGAGTAACGCGGGAAACGCTGCTGTGTTGGTTCAGTGTTTTCCACAGAGGAGCACCCGCCACGCTAATCCACATATGAACGGATATTATCATTATCAAAGCCAACAACTGTCCTGATCCGACAGTGTTTAGGCTGTTTTGAACTGAGAAAGTTTCTCCTCCAAAGGACCGCTGCCCTCCAGCTGCATTTTACCCGGACCATCTGAAATAACCCCGCGGAGGAGTTAATTATATGTCggtcctcgcgctgctcgttaACGTTTGTCTCTGTAGCCACCGAGCAGTTagctcacacacaaagaggagagTCTTGCTAACTAGCTAAACAACCAACAAACCACCCCGTCTTTTCTCTTTCTAAAAGAATGGATACGTTTCAGAAGGTGGAAAAGATAGGAGAAGGGACGTATGGAGTGGTCTACAAAGCCAAGAACAAAGTCACCGGAGAAACTGTTGCCCTCAAGAAAATCAGGCTAGAGACGTAAGTGGAGATAagattgttgttttgttatcatCCGGGCGCGACGGGAGGCCAAGCTAACGTTGTGGGTGctaactgttgctgttgctttacTGCAGATTTGAGAGAAGTCTCGCCCTCCTCAGAGCTCCACCAGGGTGTGACAGCTAAACGCTATTTAGCTGCACACAGCTCGCGGTGATTTGCAGCTTCCTCCCATCACTCCTGCAGTGTTTGAcatatagaaatagaaatactgtgtattttttttacctgcagtCTTTAAAACTGCATTCTCAGCTACAGTTACATACTAACATTACTCATATGAGCCATACACATAAAAAGCACttatatttgacatttgataACTTCTGGACATTTTACCACAGCCAGTTAGTAGTTTACTATGCTCAGTACatataaaaatgataaatgttataaaaaaaaaaaggtcacacaATCTATGATAGATGTATTTGTAGTGGATCCCAACCTGGTGGTCAGGGGTCCTAAGATAAGCCTGAGTGGCTCTCGgttgcaaaaaaatatatttttctgacTGTGAAGTTTAGTTTTTTCCTTGTGAAGGTTTTTCTGTTGGCCACCTCTTTAAAGATCCTCTCACTCACACAGTCTGTAAAGGAGAAATTACTTTGTGGTTGAACTGCTCAGAACTTGTGTGTTATTTTGGGCAGAAGAAGTGGATGCCACTGGATTTGTTGGATCCTTTAAAGGATATTTGTTAATACCTAAAATCAGCTGCCTCGATGCTAATTTTCATTATCTATTAATCTGTCGATCATTCCTCATTTAGTTGATCAGTTTTATCAacaacccaaagatgttcattTTACTGTCATAGAAGAGTTATGAACtacaaaatatacacatttaagaagctggaatcagatttttcacttttttgttcttaaaaaaatgactcaaaccaATTAATCAATTGTCAAAATCATTGGTCATTAATTTAATAGTCAAGAATCGATTAATTGTTGTAGCTGTAGTCAAGTGCattgtgcaaaaacacacaaaaaaaactttgtgtAAGCATACGTTCAAAgtcatttattgttatttatttatggaACATTCATTTGATGCCATGTTGGAACACCTATTCCTGGGCTTTAGCAGTTTCCACCAGTGACTCTGTTTATCCAGTGTTTTCTGACCTTTGTGTCAGTCCAAAGGAAGAAAAGCATTGCTGTGCTTTTGTTGGCTGATATGTTTGTGTGCTGGCAGTGATGTATTTATAGAACCACTATAAGAGAGGCTGCTGATTGTCGAGCTCTGGTCATCTTTCCCCACTGGACGTCTCACATGAGGCTCAAGTTACTTTTATTGTGAATGCTTTGGCTGTTTGGCCCATGAAGATatacaaaagaataaaataccTTTGAAAATTGTACTGAATCCAGCAAATGTTACGAATCCCTTAACCAAGCTGAAGTAAATATACTAACATTATTGTTGCTCAGGTTCAGTGAATGAACTTGAGTAGCATAAGGAGTTAATTTGCCATGTGTTTCATGCAGGGAAACAGAGGGTGTACCAAGCACTGCCATCCGAGAGATTTCACTTCTCAAAGAACTCAGCCACCCAAATATTGTCAAGTAAGTTCCTATTGTTACAACTTTGAGCTAAATCCTGCTTTCAAGATTCTCATGTTacttgtttctgtcagtttttaaGGCAGCCTGTCTGTTTTAACGTGTTTCAGATTGCGGGATGTCATCCACACCGAGAACAAGCTCTACCTTGTTTTTGAGTTCCTTCATCAGGATCTAAAAAAGTTCATGgactcctcctctgtcaccgGTATCCCATTGCCTCTGGTTAAGGTAAACCTCAGCTAGATCCGTAAAACACATCTGTCTTGATCTgtacaaaatcaaaaataaatggACTTACCTGGGTAcattttgttcttgtgtgtgtagagttatcttttccagctgctgcaaGGCCTGGCCTTCTGCCACTCTCACAGGGTTCTTCATCGGGACCTGAAGCCCCAGAACCTCCTCATCAACGCCCAGGGAGAGATCAAGCTCGCAGACTTTGGCCTGGCAAGAGCCTTCGGTGTGCCTGTCCGCTCATACACACATGAGGTAATGTGTATGGCCACCACATTAATACATGTCAGCAGGCATCTGAAGAAAAATACAGTGTTGTATGATTTGAAGTGTGTATTCATTACTGTGAACCAGCAGAAGTGCACTCCCATCATACTTTCTCTAAGAAAAGGAGTGCTCTAGTGTAGCTAACATCAGCTAATGGCTAAATTTATAGTGTTTATTTCTTGGGTTTCATGTCATTGAACAAAGCTGTTTCAGAAGGTTTTTGTTGATACTTTTTCCTGAAGAATTGTGTTTTCCTAATTAAAAGAttgcctctgtgctgtttcttAGGTGGTGACACTTTGGTACAGAGCACCAGAAATTCTCCTGGGCTGTAAATACTACTCCACAGCTGTCGACATCTGGAGTCTGGGGTGCATCTTTGCTGAAATGGTAATGCCCTCAGTTTCGCCTTTCATATTAAGCAGGGCTACAGACCCATCAGAACTGGTTGTCCACATGAATATTGTGATCTactaagaaaaaacaaacacattttctgtgatgTTGATGGATCAAATGTAACATGTAAGCAGCAGACTGACCTCACTGTCCACTGTTGCACAGATCACCAGGAGGGCCTTATTCCCCGGCGACTCGGAGATCGATCAGTTGTTCCGAATCTTCCGCACCTTGGGCACACCCGATGAGACCGTCTGGCCAGGAGTCACATTAATGCCCGACTACAAACCATCGTTCCCTAAGTGGGCCCAGCAGGATTTAT
This window contains:
- the cdk2 gene encoding cyclin-dependent kinase 2; protein product: MDTFQKVEKIGEGTYGVVYKAKNKVTGETVALKKIRLETETEGVPSTAIREISLLKELSHPNIVKLRDVIHTENKLYLVFEFLHQDLKKFMDSSSVTGIPLPLVKSYLFQLLQGLAFCHSHRVLHRDLKPQNLLINAQGEIKLADFGLARAFGVPVRSYTHEVVTLWYRAPEILLGCKYYSTAVDIWSLGCIFAEMITRRALFPGDSEIDQLFRIFRTLGTPDETVWPGVTLMPDYKPSFPKWAQQDLSKVVPLLDEDGRELLGELLNYDPNKRLSAKNALVHRFFRDVTMPVPHLRL